The genomic segment TCGGCCATCGGCCCCAAGATCAGCGCCAACACAATCGGCGACGCGGGGAACCCGAAACGCCGCATAAAGAACCCCACCGCGCCCATGCCCACCGCGACGTATATATCAAACGCGCTGAAGCGAATCGCATACGCGCCGATTACCGACAACGCACAAATGATGGGTAAGAGAATGCTCTTGTCGATCAACACGATGCGCGCGATCCAACGGGTGGAGGCGAGCCCCACCGCGCAGGTCACCACATACGCCAGAAAGATAAACGCGAAGATGGGGTAGACTACATCCAGGTGATCGCGAAACAACAGCGGCCCCGGTTGCAGCCCCTGCACGATCAGCCCGTTGAGCATCACCGCCGTGACCGCGTCGCCGGGAACGCCCAGCGTCAACATGGGGATCATCGCGCCCGCCGTGGCGCCGCTCTTAGCGGCCTCGGGCGAAATAACGCCTTCGGGGTTTCCTTTACCGAACATCTCCGGGTGTTTTGAAAAACGCTTGGCTTCGTTATAGCCGACAAACGCGGCGATATCGCAGCCCGCGCCCGGTAAGGCGCCAATGGTGGTTCCCAACAACGCCGAACGCACATAACTCACCCAATAGCGAGTGATTTCTTGCAACTTGGGAAACGACAAATTCAACTTCGCGACCGAAGCGGTCGTTTTGATTTTCTGCGTCAAATCGTCGAATACTTGCGCGAAGGCGTACAGCCCAATCAATACGGGAATAAACCCGATGCCTTCGTAAAGTTCCACCACGCCGAAGCAAAAACGCGGCGTTCCATTCATGGGGTCGAGGCCAATAGTCGCGAGCAGTAATCCAAAGAAGCCGGAGATCACGCCCTTCACCACATCGCCGCCGGAGATGCCCACGATCATGCTGAGACCGAACACCGCCAACGCAAAATATTCAGGGCTGCTGAATTGCAAACCGAATTTTGACAATTGCGGGCTGAGAAAAACCAACAGCACTGTACCGATCATACCGCCGACGAAACTCGCCAGCGTCGCGAGAATAATCGCCTTGCCGGCTTCGCCGCGCTGAGCCATCGGGTAGCCGTCGAGCAGCGTCGCCGCCGAAGCGGGCGTCCCCGGAGTAGCGATGAGAATCGCGGTGATCGAGCCTCCGTAGATGGCGCCGACGTAGATGCCGATCAACATTGCCATGCTGCCTTGCGGCGAAAGGCCCATGCCCAGCGTAAACGGCATGAGCAAGGTCACGCCCATGGTCGCGGTCAGCCCCGGCAACGAACCGATCAGAATTCCAGAAATCACCCCAACGACCAACACACACAAAATCATCGGGTCAAATGCAGATGCGAGATTTACCAGTAGCGCTTCCATTACGCCCCCCAAACGCCCGGCAAGGGCACGTCAAGCACAGTTTTGAATATCACATACACAATCAACGTCACGCCGATTGACCACGCCCCGACATGCAGCGGGCGGCGTTCACCCAGCAATAAAAGCATCAACGCCAGAAAAGCCAGCGTACTAATAATGTATCCGACGACAAACATCATCCCGGCGTAAACTGCGATACAAAGAAACACAATCGCAGGAAGCGTGTTGTTATTTTTTTCTTGCGGCGCACATTGCGTCTTCGTCATCATCGAACGTAGAAACAGAACCAAGCAAAAGAACGCCAGCAGCCCGCCATAAAACAACGGCACGGTAAAGCGGTTGACTTCAGAACCGCTCTGCGTGAGCGCTTCGTTGTTTGATAATAATTTTGAGGTCGCTTCAAATTCAGAG from the Candidatus Hinthialibacter antarcticus genome contains:
- a CDS encoding tripartite tricarboxylate transporter permease — protein: MEALLVNLASAFDPMILCVLVVGVISGILIGSLPGLTATMGVTLLMPFTLGMGLSPQGSMAMLIGIYVGAIYGGSITAILIATPGTPASAATLLDGYPMAQRGEAGKAIILATLASFVGGMIGTVLLVFLSPQLSKFGLQFSSPEYFALAVFGLSMIVGISGGDVVKGVISGFFGLLLATIGLDPMNGTPRFCFGVVELYEGIGFIPVLIGLYAFAQVFDDLTQKIKTTASVAKLNLSFPKLQEITRYWVSYVRSALLGTTIGALPGAGCDIAAFVGYNEAKRFSKHPEMFGKGNPEGVISPEAAKSGATAGAMIPMLTLGVPGDAVTAVMLNGLIVQGLQPGPLLFRDHLDVVYPIFAFIFLAYVVTCAVGLASTRWIARIVLIDKSILLPIICALSVIGAYAIRFSAFDIYVAVGMGAVGFFMRRFGFPASPIVLALILGPMAESNLRRALMLPDAGVMMFFSRPISCVLLLLAIGSLAWGLLRNGKTNATASEE